The DNA sequence TGACAAAGCTGCTTTCATCGCTGGCCAAGAACAGAACCGCCTGCGCCTGCTCAATGGCCTCCCCGAATCTGCCAGTAGGGAAGTGCACCTCTCTCCTGTGTCTTTTGGCCTTGTCATCGCCCAACCAATCCTGCAGCAAAGGGGTGTTCAACGGCGCAGGGCACAAGCTGTTGAATCGATACCCCTCCCTGGCATGCACAATCGCCAGCTCCCTCGTCATGGCCAACACAGCACCCTTGCTAGCGGTGTAAGCCAACTGCGGAGTAGCCGACCCGACAAGCGCAACAACAGACGCAGTGTTGATGATCGAccccttggtcttgttgtgtCTCCGCAACGAAAGGACGGCGTGCTTGCAACCAAACCAGACGCCCTTGACGTTGATGTTTTGCGTCAGATCCCAGATATCCTCGGGGGTGTTgaccgcgtcgtcgtcgcgGGCGTGCATGATGCCAGCATTGTTGAACATGACGTCGACGCCGCCCCAGGCGTCGAGGGACTCGACGGCGGCTTGGACGGCAGACTCCTTGGAGACGTCGCAGATGGTGGTTTCGATCTTGCCGGCGGTGGGGACGAGCTGTTTGACTTTTGCTTGGGCGCGGGAGAGGGCTTCTTCGGATATGTCGGCCATGAGGACGTTGGCGCCTTCACGGGCGAAGAGGATGGTTGTTTCGAGGCCGATGCCACTAGGCGACGTTAGCCTTGGGGATAACGGTAGGGTGGGGGGATTTAGAAGCCTACCCGGCGGCGCCGGTGACAATGGCGTTTTTACCAGCTAGACGACCGGACATTGTACCAAACTTTGAGTTGATCAAGTTGACTGTTTCtcttctggtggtggtggtggtgtgttgaCGTCGTTGGAGGGGTAGTGGCCGGGGGTTTGGTGATAAGACCGATAAcacggagggagaggacggcGCAGGTTGAACTTGTCACAGACAGCCTCAAGAACAAATAAATACCCCAATCTCTCAGAGTATGTAGACGATGGAGCTTTGGAAGGATTTGAGGAGGCAGAAGAGCAAATATGGTGTTTGCTGATAGCAAAGCCAACACTTACCTACTACTTATCTCACCTCTGGACCCATCACTGATACGGCCGACAGCTGCACCATGCCCCGCGTCCCTTGAGCATCCGAGAACGGCGCAAGCCAGCACCAGATGGGAAATCcaacccctttccccccttgaGTGGATGGTTGGGATCCGGTCTATCAGATCCACTCGATTGAGCATCCCGAGTCTGGCCGCAGGACCTCGGGGGGCCCAGATGCCGACGGACCTCCTCCGTATTGGCCTCAGTGGACAGTGGCAGGACGCGTGACCCTTCAGCAGACGCCCTTGAGGCTAACGGCCCAATACCTTAGACACATGCTCGCAGAATCGTGGGTCCGATAGCGGTGAGAAGCAAGCAAAACCGTCCTTACATCATTTCCAATGCGTGTCTCGCTACACCTGTCACCGCCATTCAAGTGAGGCgagagatgggatggagggagTAAGAAGGAGGGGCTTGGCGTCACCGTGGGAGCTGCTGCGGGGTCGTTGCCCGTCTTGATGGAGCTCTAGCGATAAGGAGAGATGTAACATAGAGGGCGATTTGTCACCACGGAAGTCTCAAAAGTCTCCCAAGCGGATACACTACTTGGATAGGAAATCTTTCTCTAGTAGATCTGAGAGAAGAATTAGACAGTGAGAACTCTGTCATGAGTGTCAGGCTTGTCGAGGACCTCTTGAGCTGCCCCGCACTTTGCACGCCTGGCATGGCACGTGCAAGACCCCTCTTCGCCGTTCAGCCTGAAAGCTCCATGGCTGAAACCTATGACGCAGTGACCCGCAGCTGGACCAATTACAGGGCTCTGCTTGCCTTATCGACATCTTTCAGAGGTGTGACCAGGGCTTATCGGCCGAACCAACCCGCCAGTAGCTCCCGTCGGAACTCCCCATGACGATCGCAAAACAAGCTTCCCATCCTTATATTGCTTCACGATCCCAAAAGGAGGTCTGAGTTCGTCATCGGTTCAACCCGCTGCCGCTATCAGTGTAAGAACTCTTGCTGAACCCTTTTGAGCTCTTCACTGTGTTCAGGATTCTCTCAGAAGCCAACACCGCAATCTACTGCAAGCCGCAAGACCAGGACCCCGCAACCCCTCCATTGATTATCGTGATATAGAGCTTTtcaacaccagcaaccaTGGGCCAACAGGAGAAAGAACCAGAGATCACGGTGGAACAACTTCCAGACCTCCTTGCCAACGACAATGCTGTCAAGCTCGCCGGTGTCGATGTTGACGGCCAGCTCCGCGGCAAGCTCGTCTCCAAGAAAAAGTTCCTCTCGATCGCAAAGAGTGGCTTTGGCTTCTGCTCTGTCATCTTCGGCTGGGATATGCACGATATGACTTATGTGCGCGAGCTCAGGGTCAGCAACAAGGAGAATGGATACAGGGATATTATCGCAGTGCCGGACTTGCAGAGCTACAGGCGCATTCCATGGGAAGACAATGTGCCGTTTTTCCTGGTCAGCTTCTTTGATCCTGATACGAAGAACTCCGTTTCTGCGTGCCCGAGAGGTCTGGTCAAGGCGCAACTCGAGAAGTTCAAGACGATCAATGTCGGAGCCATGGCGGGAGGTATGTTGATATCTGCTGCGCCGGTGTTTTTGCAAGTAACAGTCACTGATGTGTCGGGCGCGCAGCCGAGTACGAGTTCTACCAGTTCAAGAGCCCTTCCAACAACCAAAACGATAGCTTGACCTCTGGTACCGCGGCATTCTTGCAACAAAACCCGCCACATAGTCTACCCGCTCTGACTGAAGGCATGTTTGGATACAGCTTGACGCGACCGGTCCACAACAGCGGGTATTACTACGACGTCTTCAACAGCTGTGAGGCTTTCAGGTGCAACATCGAGGGGTGGCATACCGAAAGCGGACCGGGAGTCTACGAAGCAGCGCTCGAGTTTGGTGAGGCAGCGCAGATGGCAGATCGCGCGAGTTTGTTCAAGTATGTGGTCAAGTCGGTCGCGACCAAGTACGACATCACCCCATGCTTCATGGCAAAACCCAAGCAAGGCCTGCCCGGAAACAGTGGGCACATGCATATTTCGCTCGTCAACCACCGCGGGGAAAATTTGCTGTTCCGTGGAGGAAAGGACGAGAAGGCTCAGTACTCAGACATTGAGTCTCTGTCGGACTTGGGAAGACACTTTTTGGCTGGTATTCTGGAAGGTCTGCCAGATGTCATGCCCATGGTAGCGCCCACGATCAACAGTTACAAGCGGTTGGTGGAGAACTTTTGGGCTCCTGTCACGGTGTCATGGGGCCTTGAGCACAGAGCGGCTTCCATCCGGCTCATTGCGCCTCCTACCTGCAAGCCGGCTGCCACGAGATTCGAGATCCGGGTTCCTGGCGCAGACGCAAACCCATACTACGTCATGGCTGCCATGCTGGCACTCGGCTGGCGCGGTATCCAGAAGAAACTGGAGATTCCGTGCCCTCCGCTTGGAAAGGGCGAGGAAGTCGGCGGTGAGTCGGATATGGGGGTGAGACTGGCCAAGAACCTCAAGGAGGCCAACGACCGGTTCACTCGCACCGGCAGCATCGCGAGGGAGGTGTTTGGTGACGAGTTTGTGGACCACTTTGGTGGTACAAGAGAGCACGAGATAAGACTGTGGGATGAGGCTGTTACTGATTGGTGAGTTTGGACTAACTGTCCCGAGCATGTGGTACGCAGTGAGACGATTGCTGACCAACATATAGGGAGATGAAGCGTTATATCGAGACTGTGTGAGACAAGCATGGCCTGGCTCATTCATGATCCAGAATGGGATCTGGATAGGAtgtgtggatgatgagagatGTGGTGATGCGATCGATACCCCTAATGATTAATCACACCGCTGCTATTGACATGTTTACATATGCCTATCTTGCCTGCCGTTGATTGTTTTGAGAGAGGGCCGGGTAAATACACTC is a window from the Podospora pseudocomata strain CBS 415.72m chromosome 6, whole genome shotgun sequence genome containing:
- a CDS encoding hypothetical protein (COG:Q; EggNog:ENOG503NWE0), which encodes MSGRLAGKNAIVTGAAGGIGLETTILFAREGANVLMADISEEALSRAQAKVKQLVPTAGKIETTICDVSKESAVQAAVESLDAWGGVDVMFNNAGIMHARDDDAVNTPEDIWDLTQNINVKGVWFGCKHAVLSLRRHNKTKGSIINTASVVALVGSATPQLAYTASKGAVLAMTRELAIVHAREGYRFNSLCPAPLNTPLLQDWLGDDKAKRHRREVHFPTGRFGEAIEQAQAVLFLASDESSFVNGHDFVVDGGMTKAYVTPEGPAAPAPVNNASKDSL
- a CDS encoding hypothetical protein (COG:E; antiSMASH:Cluster_5; EggNog:ENOG503NU9T) translates to MGQQEKEPEITVEQLPDLLANDNAVKLAGVDVDGQLRGKLVSKKKFLSIAKSGFGFCSVIFGWDMHDMTYVRELRVSNKENGYRDIIAVPDLQSYRRIPWEDNVPFFLVSFFDPDTKNSVSACPRGLVKAQLEKFKTINVGAMAGAEYEFYQFKSPSNNQNDSLTSGTAAFLQQNPPHSLPALTEGMFGYSLTRPVHNSGYYYDVFNSCEAFRCNIEGWHTESGPGVYEAALEFGEAAQMADRASLFKYVVKSVATKYDITPCFMAKPKQGLPGNSGHMHISLVNHRGENLLFRGGKDEKAQYSDIESLSDLGRHFLAGILEGLPDVMPMVAPTINSYKRLVENFWAPVTVSWGLEHRAASIRLIAPPTCKPAATRFEIRVPGADANPYYVMAAMLALGWRGIQKKLEIPCPPLGKGEEVGGESDMGVRLAKNLKEANDRFTRTGSIAREVFGDEFVDHFGGTREHEIRLWDEAVTDWEMKRYIETV